From Mycobacteriales bacterium, the proteins below share one genomic window:
- a CDS encoding CHAT domain-containing protein: MIDMPALELALAAVDSAYGQPPRARRLAGAALAAADGDPEPAAVAERALGMAGTALGELATGETHLRAAIAVADGAGLASRAAEARASLSYLLALGGRTGEALAELDRAAAVLRGVVGARVRMQRALVLSEAGRFAEAAAGYDAALAALRRAGGDPVVEGDLRNNRSVLRVQARDWRGAADDLRRAADLYAAAGQEGKLATVHHNRGLAAAVRGDLPAALAAFDEAAELYAATGRDPGLLGVERAEALLSVLLVADARRAAAAAVEQFAAQRNAVDLVQARLVLARAALLDGDPALAAAQADRARRAALAQQRPGWAALAGYLSLRARSASAGAGAPGSAGAGSAGSAGAGSAGSAGAGSVGSAGSLSAGRPVGGSTGGPAAGPNHGLGGDSDRGSGDSGGEGIVRAGRRTAAALAAAGWVVEAADARLIVARAALALGRPATARRTLAGLDPDTVQGPAELRARLWHARALLRLSEGDGAGAEAALRSGMAVLDRFRASLGATELRVHAAGHAGELAALGVRLAVAAGDAGSVLDWSERWRAGALLLRRARSEGAPELTELRQVVAEAGAAAAAGTDTAALRARQATLEEAVRRRALRSRGTGVAPAGPVPVDRLRTVLGPAALVEYVAVDGELHAVVVTSTMLTLHRLGPLPPVERDLTALRYGLRRLLAGSAGAAPLVADKADRLERALLRPLRAELADRPLVLVPTGALHALPWGALPGLADRPIAVAPSAALWYRAAAGAAPIGGRLVLAAGPDLPYAAAEVADLAARHPDALRLTGPDATVAAVTRALDGAGLAHVAAHGRFRADNPLFSALSLVDGPLTVHDLERLDRPPRQVVLSACESGLSAVHPGDELVGLAAALLALGVGSLVGSVVPVPDEASRPVMLSLHRHLRDGLGPAAALMLARREQPDRASASWVAAAGFVCFGAGGINPAPGPSGEHESAMGGDGGSAGGAAGRVRGERG; the protein is encoded by the coding sequence ATGATCGACATGCCGGCCCTGGAGCTGGCCCTGGCCGCGGTCGACTCCGCGTACGGGCAGCCGCCGCGGGCCCGCCGGCTGGCCGGGGCCGCGCTGGCCGCCGCCGACGGCGATCCCGAGCCGGCCGCGGTGGCCGAGCGGGCGCTGGGCATGGCCGGCACCGCGCTGGGCGAGCTGGCCACCGGCGAGACCCACCTGCGCGCGGCGATCGCGGTCGCGGACGGGGCCGGGCTGGCGTCCCGGGCGGCGGAGGCGCGGGCGTCGCTGAGCTACCTGCTCGCGCTCGGCGGGCGTACCGGCGAGGCGCTGGCCGAGCTCGACCGGGCCGCGGCGGTGCTGCGCGGCGTCGTCGGCGCCCGGGTCCGGATGCAGCGGGCGCTGGTGCTGTCCGAGGCCGGCCGGTTCGCCGAGGCGGCCGCGGGCTACGACGCGGCCCTGGCGGCACTGCGGCGGGCCGGCGGCGACCCGGTGGTCGAGGGCGACCTGCGCAACAACCGCAGCGTGCTGCGGGTGCAGGCGCGGGACTGGCGGGGCGCGGCCGACGACCTGCGCCGGGCCGCCGACCTCTACGCGGCGGCCGGCCAGGAGGGCAAGCTCGCCACCGTCCACCACAACCGCGGGCTGGCCGCGGCCGTCCGCGGGGACCTGCCGGCGGCGCTGGCCGCCTTCGACGAGGCCGCCGAGCTGTACGCGGCGACCGGTCGGGATCCCGGGCTGCTCGGCGTGGAGCGGGCCGAGGCGCTGCTGTCGGTGCTGCTGGTCGCGGACGCCCGGCGGGCCGCGGCGGCGGCGGTCGAGCAGTTCGCGGCCCAGCGCAACGCGGTCGACCTGGTCCAGGCCCGGCTCGTCCTGGCCCGGGCCGCGCTGCTGGACGGCGACCCGGCGCTGGCCGCCGCGCAGGCCGACCGGGCCCGCCGGGCCGCGCTGGCCCAGCAGCGGCCGGGCTGGGCCGCCCTGGCCGGCTACCTCTCCCTCCGAGCCCGCTCCGCCAGCGCCGGGGCGGGTGCCCCCGGCAGTGCCGGGGCCGGCTCCGCGGGCAGTGCCGGGGCGGGCTCCGCGGGCAGTGCCGGGGCCGGCTCCGTCGGCAGTGCCGGGTCCCTCTCCGCCGGCAGGCCGGTCGGCGGCTCGACCGGCGGCCCGGCCGCGGGCCCGAACCATGGCCTCGGGGGCGATTCGGACCGCGGTTCGGGCGACTCCGGGGGCGAGGGGATTGTGCGGGCCGGGCGGCGGACGGCGGCGGCCCTGGCCGCGGCCGGGTGGGTGGTGGAGGCGGCGGACGCGCGGCTGATCGTGGCCCGGGCGGCGCTGGCGCTGGGCCGCCCGGCGACCGCGCGGCGGACGCTGGCCGGGTTGGATCCCGACACCGTCCAGGGACCGGCCGAGCTGCGGGCCCGGCTCTGGCACGCCCGCGCCCTGCTGCGACTGTCCGAAGGGGACGGTGCCGGGGCGGAGGCGGCGCTGCGCTCGGGGATGGCGGTGCTCGACCGGTTCCGGGCCAGCCTCGGCGCGACCGAGCTGCGCGTGCACGCCGCCGGTCACGCCGGCGAGCTGGCCGCTCTCGGCGTCCGGCTCGCGGTGGCCGCCGGGGACGCCGGCTCGGTGCTGGACTGGAGCGAGCGCTGGCGGGCCGGCGCGCTGCTGCTGCGGCGCGCCCGATCGGAGGGCGCGCCCGAGCTGACCGAGCTGCGCCAGGTGGTCGCCGAGGCCGGCGCGGCCGCGGCCGCCGGCACCGACACCGCCGCGCTGCGGGCCCGCCAGGCGACCCTGGAGGAGGCCGTACGGCGGCGGGCGCTGCGCTCGCGCGGGACCGGGGTCGCCCCGGCCGGGCCGGTGCCGGTCGACCGGCTGCGGACGGTGCTCGGGCCGGCGGCGCTGGTCGAGTACGTCGCGGTCGACGGCGAGCTGCACGCGGTCGTCGTCACCAGCACCATGCTCACGCTGCACCGGCTCGGTCCGCTGCCGCCGGTGGAGCGCGACCTCACCGCCCTCCGGTACGGGCTGCGCCGGTTGCTGGCCGGGTCCGCCGGCGCGGCGCCGCTCGTCGCGGACAAGGCCGACCGGCTGGAGCGGGCGCTGCTCCGTCCGTTGCGGGCCGAGCTCGCCGACCGGCCGCTGGTGCTGGTGCCGACCGGCGCGCTGCACGCGCTGCCCTGGGGCGCGCTGCCCGGGCTCGCCGACCGCCCGATCGCGGTCGCGCCCTCGGCCGCGCTCTGGTACCGCGCGGCCGCCGGTGCGGCGCCGATCGGCGGCCGGCTGGTGCTGGCGGCGGGACCGGACCTCCCGTACGCGGCCGCGGAGGTGGCGGACCTGGCCGCCCGGCACCCGGACGCGCTCCGGCTGACCGGCCCGGACGCGACGGTGGCGGCGGTGACCCGGGCGCTGGACGGGGCCGGGCTGGCGCACGTCGCCGCGCACGGCCGGTTCCGCGCGGACAACCCCCTGTTCTCCGCACTGTCGCTGGTGGACGGTCCGCTCACCGTGCACGACCTGGAGCGGCTGGACCGCCCGCCGCGGCAGGTGGTGCTGTCGGCCTGCGAGTCGGGCCTGTCCGCGGTGCACCCGGGCGACGAGCTGGTCGGGCTGGCCGCGGCGCTGCTCGCGCTGGGCGTCGGCAGCCTGGTCGGCAGCGTCGTCCCGGTGCCGGACGAGGCCAGCCGGCCGGTGATGCTCAGCCTGCACCGGCACCTGCGCGACGGTCTCGGGCCGGCCGCCGCGCTGATGCTGGCCCGGCGGGAGCAGCCGGACCGGGCGAGCGCGAGCTGGGTGGCCGCCGCGGGGTTCGTCTGCTTCGGCGCCGGCGGTATCAATCCGGCGCCGGGCCCGTCCGGAGAGCATGAGAGCGCGATGGGCGGGGACGGCGGCAGTGCTGGCGGCGCTGCTGGCCGGGTGCGGGGCGAACGGGGGTGA
- a CDS encoding S8/S53 family peptidase yields MPMRLQAGGRQPMGPADRPILVPELSAREADFVAAGPRVDPDLVVGVVDTGIVLDDGHPHPFLAGHLAGEPADYADLRAEDDLYRGHGSFVAGRILLEAPTATIDMRRVLLGAGDRQADNDAAVAAAIRALAADNGNRLAVVNLSFAGHWEERSGPTEIAAALAALGDVPVVAATANRWDDRPSWPAAFSSDPGSNVLAVGAVDETVLPEAPLAFSLTEPTASFASRWSGITVYGSAVRVLGPRLTGGWCRWSGTSFAAASVSGILARLGARAGTWADLIGHVPMVEDKPWLRSAEAIEFEHTGGGHAG; encoded by the coding sequence ATGCCGATGCGCTTGCAGGCCGGCGGCCGGCAGCCGATGGGGCCCGCCGACCGCCCGATCCTGGTGCCGGAGCTGTCCGCCCGCGAGGCGGACTTCGTGGCCGCCGGGCCGCGGGTCGACCCGGACCTCGTGGTCGGTGTGGTCGACACCGGGATCGTGCTCGACGACGGCCATCCGCATCCCTTCCTGGCCGGCCACCTCGCCGGCGAGCCGGCCGACTACGCCGACCTGCGCGCCGAGGACGACCTCTACCGGGGCCACGGCAGCTTCGTCGCCGGCCGCATCCTGCTGGAGGCGCCGACCGCGACCATCGACATGCGCCGGGTGCTGCTCGGGGCGGGCGACCGGCAGGCCGACAACGACGCGGCGGTCGCGGCCGCGATCCGCGCGCTGGCCGCGGACAACGGCAACCGGCTCGCGGTCGTCAACCTGTCCTTCGCCGGCCACTGGGAGGAGCGGTCCGGGCCGACGGAGATCGCGGCCGCGCTGGCCGCGCTCGGCGACGTGCCGGTGGTCGCCGCCACGGCCAACCGATGGGACGACCGGCCCAGCTGGCCGGCCGCGTTCAGCAGCGACCCGGGCAGCAACGTGCTGGCCGTCGGCGCGGTGGACGAGACCGTCCTGCCGGAGGCGCCGCTCGCGTTCTCGCTGACCGAGCCGACGGCCTCGTTCGCCAGCCGCTGGTCCGGCATCACCGTGTACGGCTCGGCCGTGCGGGTGCTCGGGCCTCGGCTGACCGGCGGCTGGTGCCGGTGGAGCGGGACGTCGTTCGCGGCGGCCTCGGTGAGCGGGATCCTGGCCCGGCTCGGTGCCCGCGCCGGCACCTGGGCCGACCTGATCGGCCACGTGCCGATGGTCGAGGACAAGCCCTGGCTGCGCAGCGCCGAGGCGATCGAGTTCGAGCACACCGGCGGCGGCCATGCGGGATGA
- a CDS encoding sigma-70 family RNA polymerase sigma factor yields the protein MRDDTPVADLVKRAAAGEADAWNRIVDRYAALVTSVCRRHRLGDADLEDVGATVWLRLVERLDSLREPAALPGWLATTTRNECLAVLRAQGRLGTTDQQLITDEGPAPEEFLLEQERRAVLREAFADLGEKCRQLLALLFADPPLPYTEISGRLGIAVGGIGPTRSRCLDTLRAHPAMSALRGPGTG from the coding sequence ATGCGGGATGACACCCCGGTCGCCGACCTCGTCAAGCGGGCGGCCGCCGGCGAGGCGGATGCCTGGAACCGGATCGTGGACCGGTACGCGGCGCTGGTCACGTCGGTCTGCCGGCGGCACCGGCTCGGCGACGCCGACCTCGAGGACGTCGGCGCGACGGTCTGGCTGCGGCTGGTCGAGCGCCTGGACTCGCTGCGCGAGCCGGCCGCGCTGCCCGGCTGGCTCGCCACCACCACCCGCAACGAGTGCCTGGCCGTGCTGCGGGCCCAGGGCCGGCTCGGCACCACGGACCAGCAGCTGATCACCGACGAGGGCCCGGCGCCGGAGGAGTTCCTGCTGGAGCAGGAGCGGCGGGCGGTGCTGCGGGAGGCGTTCGCCGACCTCGGCGAGAAGTGCCGGCAGCTGCTGGCGCTGCTGTTCGCCGATCCCCCGCTGCCGTACACGGAGATCTCCGGCCGGCTCGGGATCGCGGTCGGCGGGATCGGCCCGACCCGGTCGCGCTGCCTGGACACGCTGCGGGCGCACCCGGCGATGTCCGCCCTGCGCGGACCGGGGACGGGGTGA
- the larA gene encoding nickel-dependent lactate racemase, producing the protein MKVRLAYGKDGLDVELPDDAVVVAPEHRAAAPDQRALLRAALRDPVAGPPLRSLVRPGQTVAISACDGTRPQPRHLMIPAVLDELEGIVRPEDVTVLVATGTHRGNTAAELAEMFGADTVERVRIVNHDARDDSGLQWLGTYGDGVPVWLNREWVAADVKITTGFVEPHFFAGFSGGPKMIAPGLAGLETVLTLHDARRIGSPDARWGITQGNPVHDDIRAVAAGTGSDFSLDVVLNRDQDIVAAFGGTLFPMHAAAIETARSVAMRPVERPFDVVVTTNSGFPLDQNLYQAVKGMSAAAQVVKPGGLIVCAAECRDGFPDHGSYQEVLSSADSPEALLAEIGGREKTVPDQWQVQVQAKIQSLARVVVKSGYLSAGQLAAAHLGHTDDVAETVRAALAEAGPDARVCVLPEGPQTIPYVTADDHEVVPG; encoded by the coding sequence ATGAAGGTACGGCTCGCGTACGGCAAGGACGGCCTGGACGTCGAGCTCCCCGACGACGCGGTCGTCGTCGCGCCGGAGCACCGGGCCGCGGCGCCCGACCAGCGTGCGCTGCTGCGGGCGGCGCTGCGGGACCCGGTCGCCGGCCCGCCGCTGCGGTCGCTGGTCCGCCCCGGCCAGACCGTCGCGATCTCGGCCTGCGACGGCACCCGCCCGCAGCCGCGGCACCTGATGATCCCGGCCGTGCTGGACGAGCTGGAGGGCATCGTCCGGCCCGAGGACGTCACCGTGCTCGTCGCCACCGGCACCCACCGCGGCAACACGGCCGCGGAGCTGGCCGAGATGTTCGGCGCGGACACCGTCGAGCGGGTCCGGATCGTCAACCACGACGCGCGCGACGACTCGGGCCTGCAGTGGCTGGGCACGTACGGGGACGGCGTGCCGGTCTGGCTGAACCGGGAGTGGGTCGCGGCCGACGTCAAGATCACCACCGGTTTCGTCGAGCCGCACTTCTTCGCCGGGTTCTCCGGCGGCCCGAAGATGATCGCGCCCGGGCTGGCCGGGCTGGAGACCGTGCTGACCCTGCACGACGCCCGCCGGATCGGCTCCCCCGACGCCCGCTGGGGCATCACGCAGGGCAACCCGGTGCACGACGACATCCGCGCGGTGGCGGCCGGCACCGGCAGCGACTTCTCCCTGGACGTCGTGCTCAACCGGGACCAGGACATCGTCGCCGCGTTCGGCGGGACGCTGTTCCCGATGCACGCGGCCGCGATCGAGACGGCCCGGTCGGTCGCGATGCGCCCGGTCGAGCGGCCGTTCGACGTGGTCGTGACGACCAACTCCGGCTTCCCGCTGGACCAGAACCTCTACCAGGCGGTCAAGGGCATGAGCGCGGCCGCCCAGGTGGTGAAGCCGGGCGGGCTGATCGTGTGCGCGGCCGAGTGCCGGGACGGCTTCCCGGACCACGGGTCGTACCAGGAGGTGCTGTCCTCGGCGGACTCGCCGGAGGCGCTGCTGGCCGAGATCGGCGGCCGGGAGAAGACGGTGCCGGACCAGTGGCAGGTCCAGGTCCAGGCCAAGATCCAGTCGCTGGCCCGGGTGGTCGTGAAGAGCGGCTACCTCTCGGCCGGGCAGCTCGCCGCGGCCCACCTCGGCCACACCGACGACGTCGCCGAGACGGTCCGGGCCGCGCTGGCCGAGGCCGGTCCGGACGCCCGGGTCTGCGTGCTGCCGGAGGGCCCGCAGACCATCCCGTACGTGACCGCGGACGATCATGAGGTCGTGCCCGGCTGA